A part of Timaviella obliquedivisa GSE-PSE-MK23-08B genomic DNA contains:
- a CDS encoding lysophospholipase encodes MSSLCLVAASLITHGQAPGWQLAVPKKTFSFLPIGADKSTSQLCDINPHSPISRAAVYEAAVFRPEFSQRGRNSATSALFPHRPTSGGQLYQQRLTALRQGVTYTRLASNSFRSEWLTSIVQPTYSQWKKLLSREAKMMAVGQGRSRLTVILGDSHALWFPIDRLSKDRFWLNQGLSGDTTSGVLKRVSTFAETRPDTIHVMVGINDLRKGKTDKEILINLQQIMQRLRQQHPAAQIFVHSILPTRLTAIPSNRVRWLNYNISALTKQEAVNYLNLQPAFTDADGNLRRALTTDGVHLNVQGYQVWQTASAPIL; translated from the coding sequence ATGAGCAGTCTATGTCTTGTTGCAGCAAGCCTTATAACCCACGGGCAAGCACCTGGATGGCAGCTCGCAGTTCCTAAAAAAACCTTTAGTTTTCTTCCCATTGGCGCAGACAAGTCTACTTCACAGCTTTGTGATATCAACCCGCATTCCCCCATCTCCCGAGCAGCAGTCTATGAAGCCGCTGTCTTTCGTCCAGAGTTTAGCCAGAGGGGAAGAAACAGCGCCACTTCAGCTTTATTCCCTCATCGTCCCACGTCTGGCGGGCAGCTTTATCAGCAGCGCTTAACCGCTCTTAGACAAGGGGTAACCTATACTCGGCTTGCCAGCAATAGCTTTCGCAGTGAGTGGCTCACTAGCATTGTCCAACCCACCTATTCCCAGTGGAAAAAGCTCTTAAGCCGAGAAGCCAAAATGATGGCAGTCGGTCAGGGTAGAAGTCGCCTCACGGTCATTTTGGGTGACTCTCATGCGCTATGGTTTCCTATCGATCGCCTCTCTAAAGATCGATTTTGGTTGAATCAAGGGCTTTCTGGCGACACAACCTCAGGCGTTTTGAAACGTGTCTCGACCTTTGCCGAAACCCGACCCGATACTATTCATGTCATGGTCGGCATTAACGATTTACGCAAGGGCAAGACCGACAAAGAAATTCTCATCAACCTTCAACAAATTATGCAGCGGCTCCGGCAACAACACCCTGCTGCCCAAATTTTTGTTCACTCCATTTTGCCCACCCGCCTCACAGCCATTCCCAGCAATCGCGTACGTTGGTTGAACTACAATATTTCCGCCCTCACTAAACAAGAAGCTGTCAACTATCTCAACCTCCAGCCCGCCTTCACTGATGCAGACGGCAACCTCCGCCGCGCTCTCACCACCGATGGTGTACACCTGAACGTACAGGGCTACCAGGTTTGGCAAACCGCATCTGCACCCATTTTATAA
- a CDS encoding WGxxGxxG-CTERM domain-containing protein gives MKLSQFSKPLWATAIALSVGTLQVLPAAAQTGTTDTAPGTTAPGSIPDATAPGTTTDPTIIDTTVDNDDGFDWGWLGLLGLIGLAGLRKPEEREVYRDPGIDPARTTTRTSDYNR, from the coding sequence ATGAAATTATCTCAATTTTCCAAGCCCCTTTGGGCAACAGCGATCGCTCTTAGCGTTGGTACGTTACAGGTCTTGCCTGCTGCTGCTCAAACTGGCACAACCGATACGGCACCTGGCACGACGGCTCCAGGCTCTATCCCTGATGCAACAGCCCCAGGCACCACTACTGATCCTACAATTATAGATACAACAGTAGATAATGATGACGGTTTTGACTGGGGTTGGTTAGGCTTGTTAGGATTAATTGGACTAGCAGGTCTTCGTAAGCCCGAAGAGCGCGAAGTCTACCGCGATCCAGGTATTGATCCAGCCCGAACCACAACTCGTACTAGTGATTACAACCGCTAA
- a CDS encoding ABC transporter permease subunit (The N-terminal region of this protein, as described by TIGR01726, is a three transmembrane segment that identifies a subfamily of ABC transporter permease subunits, which specificities that include histidine, arginine, glutamine, glutamate, L-cystine (sic), the opines (in Agrobacterium) octopine and nopaline, etc.) — MQFFKRRAVRLLLLSLSGLLIVLCGTSRAADSKTLTVAIEPVYAPFEFKAADGSLQGFDVDIMRAIGEAAGFQVKFQSIAFDGMIPALQVGNVDAAVAAMTITPKRAEAISFSRPYFKAGLAIATPKGDPPIATVEELEGKTVAVQIGTTGAEAVKQVANVNVRTFNAAVLALQELSNGNVDAVLSDAPVMLYAIKTGNLKDVEINSELLSEELYGIPTPLNSPNLPLIDKGLTIILENGTYESLYRKWFNAQPPQLPSVAPGIAQSSQQTALSSRNVILNALPALIKGALVTLQLTILSGILGLIGGSLLGIARLSAMKPLRWLARAYIDFFRGTPLLVQIFMVYFGIPALVQALGFEFAFDRFLAAVIALTLNCAAYVAEIVRGGIQSIETGQTEAAQSMGMSAVQTMQFVVFPQAFRRMLPPLGNQFISLLKDTSLVAIIGFEELFREGQLIVAENYRPFELYAIVAVIYLVLTLLSSQAFSYLEKRMNPVQRSLKPQIQPSSDLA; from the coding sequence ATGCAATTTTTTAAGAGGAGAGCCGTAAGGCTCCTGTTGCTCAGCTTGAGTGGTTTACTAATAGTCTTATGTGGCACTAGTAGAGCAGCCGATAGTAAAACATTAACAGTTGCGATTGAACCCGTTTATGCTCCGTTTGAGTTTAAAGCGGCAGATGGCAGCTTGCAAGGATTTGACGTAGATATCATGCGTGCGATCGGGGAAGCGGCGGGCTTTCAGGTCAAGTTTCAAAGTATTGCTTTTGATGGCATGATTCCGGCGCTGCAAGTAGGCAATGTTGATGCCGCTGTTGCAGCTATGACGATTACGCCTAAACGAGCAGAGGCAATTTCTTTTTCTCGTCCATACTTTAAAGCAGGCTTGGCGATCGCAACTCCAAAAGGCGATCCTCCCATCGCCACAGTAGAAGAGCTAGAAGGCAAAACAGTTGCAGTTCAGATTGGTACTACGGGCGCTGAAGCTGTTAAACAAGTTGCAAATGTCAATGTTCGTACTTTTAATGCGGCAGTATTAGCTCTACAAGAACTCAGTAACGGAAATGTGGACGCAGTTTTAAGCGATGCACCTGTAATGTTGTATGCCATTAAAACCGGAAATTTGAAAGACGTTGAGATCAACAGCGAATTGCTCAGTGAAGAGCTTTACGGCATTCCCACGCCTCTGAATTCACCCAACTTGCCCCTCATCGACAAAGGTCTAACTATTATTCTAGAGAACGGCACTTACGAAAGCCTCTATCGCAAATGGTTTAATGCTCAACCTCCTCAGCTTCCTAGCGTTGCACCTGGCATTGCTCAATCATCTCAGCAGACTGCTTTGAGTTCAAGAAACGTTATTTTGAATGCGTTACCTGCTTTGATCAAAGGGGCGTTAGTGACCTTACAACTGACCATTCTCTCTGGCATTCTAGGACTAATAGGGGGTTCGTTGCTGGGTATTGCGCGTTTATCTGCTATGAAGCCATTGCGATGGCTTGCTAGAGCCTATATTGACTTTTTCCGGGGCACACCGTTGTTAGTGCAAATCTTTATGGTCTACTTTGGAATTCCAGCTTTGGTGCAGGCACTAGGCTTTGAGTTTGCCTTCGATCGCTTTTTAGCAGCGGTCATAGCACTGACGCTCAACTGTGCTGCTTACGTTGCCGAAATTGTGCGCGGCGGCATCCAATCTATTGAGACAGGACAAACCGAAGCGGCGCAATCTATGGGAATGAGTGCAGTCCAAACCATGCAGTTTGTCGTTTTTCCTCAAGCTTTTCGGCGCATGTTGCCGCCGCTAGGTAATCAGTTTATTTCGCTGTTAAAAGACACCAGTTTAGTCGCTATTATTGGCTTTGAAGAACTGTTTCGAGAAGGACAATTAATTGTTGCAGAGAACTATCGTCCCTTTGAACTTTATGCAATTGTTGCGGTAATTTATTTGGTGTTAACACTGCTTTCCTCCCAGGCGTTTAGCTATCTAGAGAAACGCATGAATCCGGTGCAGCGATCGCTTAAGCCTCAAATTCAACCCTCCTCCGATTTAGCTTAG
- the fldA gene encoding flavodoxin FldA has translation MATIGLFYGTQTGNTQMVAEMIQKEFGGENVVELFDISQADADDFEPFSFVILGCPTWNIGELQSDWLGFYDDELEKIDFSDKKVAYFGVGDQIGYADNFQDAMGILEEKILELGGTTVGYWSSEGYEHSASKAIKNGKFVGLALDEDNQSELTDERIKAWVMQLKLEGV, from the coding sequence ATGGCAACGATCGGTTTATTTTATGGAACCCAAACAGGCAACACTCAAATGGTGGCGGAAATGATTCAAAAAGAATTTGGCGGAGAAAACGTCGTTGAGCTTTTTGATATTTCTCAGGCAGATGCCGATGATTTTGAACCATTTAGCTTTGTAATTCTGGGTTGTCCAACTTGGAATATTGGAGAATTGCAGAGCGATTGGTTGGGCTTTTATGACGATGAGCTAGAGAAGATTGATTTTTCAGATAAGAAGGTTGCTTACTTTGGTGTAGGCGATCAAATTGGCTATGCCGACAACTTTCAGGATGCGATGGGAATTTTAGAAGAAAAGATCTTAGAACTAGGTGGCACAACAGTAGGATACTGGTCTAGTGAAGGCTATGAGCACAGTGCTTCTAAAGCGATAAAGAACGGTAAATTTGTGGGTTTAGCATTGGATGAAGACAATCAGTCTGAACTAACCGATGAACGGATTAAGGCTTGGGTTATGCAGTTAAAGTTAGAAGGGGTCTGA
- a CDS encoding ferrous iron transport protein A: MKRLAKNFQKNSWRGFMFFCATVQSSTHANESNSSPSLSQAKVGDCLQITKICCSECVSDLARQGLASGVKVEVASVTHNGSIVVTLGDKNIGLGAAIARQILVAPL; the protein is encoded by the coding sequence ATGAAGCGTTTAGCAAAGAACTTTCAAAAAAATTCCTGGCGAGGATTTATGTTTTTTTGCGCTACTGTCCAGTCATCTACTCACGCTAATGAATCGAATTCTTCGCCCTCTCTTTCTCAGGCAAAGGTGGGCGATTGCCTTCAAATTACTAAGATTTGCTGTTCAGAGTGTGTATCAGATCTGGCTCGTCAAGGGTTAGCTTCTGGGGTAAAGGTTGAGGTTGCGAGTGTGACTCATAATGGTTCTATTGTCGTTACGTTAGGCGATAAAAACATTGGATTAGGAGCGGCGATCGCTCGTCAAATCTTAGTCGCTCCCCTATAA
- a CDS encoding amino acid ABC transporter ATP-binding protein, translated as MNSYAIQIEQVEKSYGSFPVLKGVTSYVNTGEVFAVIGTSGCGKSTLLRCLNRLETINSGKIIINGMSLAPSSMDYHQLRQLRSDVGMVFQQFNLFPHLTVLDNLTLAPQQVLGQSKAESRERAHFYLQQVGLGEKAKAYPEQLSGGQKQRVAIARSLCMEPKIMLFDEPTSALDPELVGEVLQVMRQLADQGMTMVVVTHEIQFAREVAHRVMFLDQGYVVEQGESREVLTNPQSDRLRAFLSRMNQAAEVRS; from the coding sequence ATGAACTCTTATGCTATTCAAATTGAGCAAGTAGAAAAAAGCTATGGTTCTTTCCCAGTTCTTAAAGGAGTTACAAGCTACGTTAATACAGGTGAAGTGTTTGCTGTTATTGGAACATCGGGCTGTGGTAAGAGTACGCTGCTCCGTTGCTTGAACCGATTAGAAACAATTAACTCAGGGAAAATTATTATTAATGGGATGAGTCTAGCTCCTTCAAGCATGGACTACCACCAACTTCGTCAGCTTCGCTCTGATGTGGGCATGGTGTTCCAACAGTTCAATTTGTTTCCCCACTTAACTGTCTTAGATAATCTTACGCTTGCCCCTCAACAGGTCTTGGGGCAATCGAAGGCTGAGAGCCGAGAGCGAGCTCACTTTTATTTGCAGCAAGTAGGATTAGGAGAAAAAGCTAAGGCTTACCCAGAGCAACTTTCAGGCGGACAAAAGCAGCGAGTGGCGATCGCCCGTAGCCTTTGCATGGAACCTAAAATCATGTTGTTTGACGAACCTACGAGTGCGCTTGACCCAGAACTAGTTGGCGAAGTATTACAGGTAATGCGTCAACTTGCTGACCAAGGAATGACGATGGTTGTTGTCACTCACGAAATTCAATTTGCTCGTGAAGTTGCGCATCGAGTTATGTTTTTAGACCAAGGCTATGTTGTTGAACAAGGGGAATCCCGTGAGGTTTTAACAAATCCTCAAAGCGATCGACTCCGAGCATTTTTAAGCCGCATGAATCAAGCCGCTGAGGTTAGAAGTTAA
- a CDS encoding S-layer homology domain-containing protein, which produces MLTVTFTDINSHWAKACIEKLAERNIFKGYPDRTFRPDGTVSRAEFTALLYSVFPNSLPVRPAFTFADVPATYWAKTTVTWAYERGFLSGYPDHTFRPDIPMPRVQTIAVLAAALQYVFPPASEETLQQYFDDAIAIPNYAKGAIAISTLKSLVVNYPNVRHLQPNKATTRGEVAALWCQALAIPNVVPPQYVTWAMLLQDIKGNMSVSFAVLKANAKLVKELQTRFSTLKIHPSEQGLNGKYGSQLETAIAEFCTVSNLPNAQTKQLDEKFAQALLNVVPVTFILKQTQNRQKILNEYLQQEIGASADKLAFLDRGIQNSPYKADLPYYPDRLREVPDGTEVMSLGETIKLTGTHQTVSFTPYPVRGKLPQIDAKGLDFLHSDIKAACVCVGSIVGGKLRSHWLGKNALQNIELWSATKIIPLLNVVARVNNQFPAIDADQWVVRSSGSANSYQFYDLAVDVVNYKQAIASSNALSAMFKQFDTPSNLENWVQRITGNTALSFRGRYGEPPFLQTPELWDTKTQKQVLTSPNIPALESNTLSTYDLTRLISMLGWHCYIPLEARLPGGQWNSLECVVRAMGHDTARYLDVAIERLGLASVVRSTVILSKLGFGRSSIRDRTELVYTALLQFVDQRPRTENKPAILRTVAMTLISAKDLNDANQEAIELDARMAAEVTEILRRLMTQELA; this is translated from the coding sequence ATGCTAACTGTCACTTTTACCGATATCAACAGTCATTGGGCAAAAGCCTGTATCGAAAAATTGGCAGAACGCAATATCTTCAAAGGCTATCCCGATCGCACTTTTCGCCCCGATGGTACAGTTAGTCGAGCCGAGTTTACGGCATTGCTCTACAGTGTCTTCCCCAATTCGTTACCTGTGCGACCTGCCTTCACCTTTGCCGATGTTCCGGCAACTTACTGGGCAAAAACGACCGTAACATGGGCGTACGAGCGGGGCTTTTTATCGGGCTATCCTGACCACACCTTTCGTCCCGACATTCCCATGCCCAGGGTGCAAACGATCGCAGTTCTTGCGGCTGCGCTACAGTACGTCTTTCCTCCAGCTTCCGAAGAAACTCTACAGCAATACTTTGATGATGCGATCGCGATTCCTAATTATGCTAAAGGAGCGATCGCCATCTCAACTCTTAAAAGCTTGGTCGTTAACTATCCTAACGTTCGTCATCTTCAGCCCAATAAAGCAACCACTCGCGGTGAAGTGGCAGCATTATGGTGTCAAGCATTGGCGATTCCGAATGTAGTGCCGCCGCAATATGTCACTTGGGCGATGCTTTTACAGGATATCAAAGGCAACATGAGCGTTTCATTTGCAGTTTTGAAGGCAAATGCCAAATTAGTTAAAGAACTGCAAACCCGGTTCAGTACCCTGAAGATCCATCCAAGTGAACAAGGGTTAAATGGAAAATATGGCTCTCAATTGGAAACAGCGATCGCCGAGTTTTGCACGGTTTCAAACCTGCCGAATGCTCAAACTAAGCAGCTTGACGAAAAATTTGCTCAAGCCTTACTGAACGTTGTCCCCGTCACGTTTATTTTAAAACAGACTCAGAATCGTCAAAAGATATTGAACGAGTACCTGCAACAAGAAATCGGAGCCAGCGCCGACAAACTCGCGTTTTTAGACCGGGGCATTCAAAATTCGCCCTACAAAGCTGACCTGCCCTACTACCCCGATCGCTTGCGCGAGGTTCCAGACGGAACTGAGGTTATGTCTTTGGGCGAAACAATTAAGCTCACAGGCACGCATCAAACGGTAAGTTTCACCCCTTATCCGGTTCGGGGTAAGCTGCCGCAAATTGATGCTAAAGGTCTAGATTTTCTGCATTCAGACATTAAGGCTGCTTGTGTTTGTGTAGGCAGCATTGTGGGCGGCAAATTGCGCAGCCATTGGTTAGGAAAAAACGCCTTGCAAAATATCGAGCTTTGGAGCGCCACAAAAATTATTCCATTGCTGAATGTAGTAGCACGAGTCAACAATCAGTTTCCAGCGATCGATGCTGATCAATGGGTGGTGCGATCGAGCGGCAGCGCCAATAGCTACCAGTTCTATGATCTGGCGGTTGATGTCGTCAACTACAAACAGGCGATCGCCTCTTCCAACGCGCTTTCCGCCATGTTCAAACAGTTTGACACGCCCAGCAACTTAGAAAACTGGGTGCAGAGAATTACGGGCAACACCGCTCTGAGCTTCCGTGGGCGTTACGGCGAACCTCCCTTTCTACAAACCCCAGAGTTATGGGATACCAAAACCCAAAAACAAGTGCTGACCTCCCCCAATATCCCCGCTTTGGAGAGCAATACCCTTTCTACCTATGATCTAACCCGCCTTATTTCTATGCTGGGATGGCATTGCTATATTCCTTTAGAGGCGCGCTTGCCGGGCGGGCAGTGGAATAGCCTGGAATGCGTAGTACGGGCAATGGGTCATGATACGGCTCGATATTTGGATGTGGCGATCGAGCGCCTGGGGTTGGCAAGTGTGGTGCGATCGACAGTCATTCTTTCCAAGTTAGGATTTGGCAGAAGTTCAATCCGCGATCGCACTGAACTGGTCTACACCGCTCTCTTGCAATTCGTCGATCAGCGTCCTCGCACTGAGAATAAACCTGCTATCCTCCGAACCGTTGCCATGACCTTAATTAGCGCCAAAGACTTGAACGACGCGAACCAAGAAGCCATTGAGCTAGATGCGCGGATGGCAGCAGAGGTAACAGAAATTCTGCGACGACTTATGACTCAAGAATTAGCTTGA
- a CDS encoding DMT family transporter has protein sequence MQKSASHYWYVLILVGTTLVWGTTFALLKGALTTLSPAVLICSRFSVGALTLLPWCRHFNARLLRDGAILGVMIYLSVVTQVIGLQTISSNRSAFITSLNVIMVPLLGFLLGRSLSQRVWISAGLALAGIGILSWEGGALGIGDLWVFGCALSFAVYVLLMEAIAPHHPPLALTIYQLMTTSLLGFIWALPELMEQAQAIQQNWGAIVYLGIMATAMTTWTQAIAQRHVSATETAIVYALEPVFATIFSFWWLGESLGTRGLLGGAMVLVATVLSQIKTQR, from the coding sequence ATGCAAAAATCTGCCTCCCACTACTGGTATGTTTTGATACTAGTAGGTACCACGCTAGTTTGGGGTACTACCTTTGCTTTGCTTAAAGGTGCCCTGACTACCCTGTCTCCTGCGGTCTTGATATGCAGTCGCTTCTCAGTGGGAGCCCTGACGCTTTTGCCCTGGTGTCGTCATTTCAACGCACGGTTACTCCGAGATGGCGCAATTTTGGGAGTTATGATTTATCTTTCCGTTGTTACCCAAGTGATAGGGTTACAGACAATTTCCTCTAATCGATCGGCATTTATTACCAGTTTAAATGTGATTATGGTGCCGCTGTTAGGCTTCTTGCTAGGTCGGAGCTTGTCGCAGCGAGTTTGGATATCGGCAGGGCTAGCGTTAGCAGGAATTGGGATTTTGTCTTGGGAAGGAGGAGCGCTAGGCATTGGCGATCTTTGGGTATTTGGCTGTGCGCTGAGTTTTGCCGTCTACGTTTTGTTGATGGAAGCGATCGCCCCCCATCATCCGCCTCTAGCTTTAACGATTTATCAACTCATGACCACGAGCCTACTAGGATTCATTTGGGCATTACCCGAACTGATGGAGCAGGCTCAGGCAATTCAGCAAAACTGGGGAGCGATCGTTTATCTAGGAATCATGGCAACTGCAATGACGACTTGGACTCAGGCGATCGCCCAACGTCATGTTAGTGCTACGGAAACGGCGATTGTCTACGCGCTGGAGCCAGTATTTGCTACCATTTTTTCGTTTTGGTGGTTGGGTGAAAGTTTGGGCACAAGAGGCTTATTAGGCGGAGCAATGGTGTTAGTCGCAACGGTATTGAGCCAGATCAAAACCCAACGATAA
- a CDS encoding bacterioferritin — MKELDTEKTIYLLNAIMEAELSGVIRYTHYSLMISGPNRIPIVGFLKGQASESLLHAQQAGEILTGLEGHPTLRTTPIEETDQHTIYDILRESLNHETAALNLYKSLLSVVKDASVYLEEFARGMIGQEEMHGLELKKMLRDFEPRVVQ; from the coding sequence ATGAAAGAACTTGATACCGAAAAAACAATCTATCTTCTGAATGCCATTATGGAGGCAGAGTTATCTGGTGTTATTCGATATACCCACTACTCATTGATGATTAGTGGTCCGAATCGCATTCCGATCGTAGGTTTTTTAAAGGGTCAAGCCAGTGAATCATTGCTGCACGCTCAGCAAGCTGGAGAAATACTAACTGGGTTAGAAGGTCACCCTACATTGAGGACGACCCCTATTGAAGAAACCGATCAGCATACTATTTACGACATTTTGAGAGAAAGCCTCAACCACGAGACAGCAGCGCTGAATTTATACAAGAGTTTACTTAGTGTGGTTAAAGATGCCAGCGTTTATCTTGAAGAATTTGCTCGTGGCATGATTGGGCAAGAAGAAATGCATGGCTTGGAGCTAAAGAAAATGCTGCGTGATTTTGAACCAAGAGTTGTGCAGTAG
- a CDS encoding Crp/Fnr family transcriptional regulator, translating to MFTTLAQVNPSLLRDGCFEVDAERSPITFQTFNRREILPSYYQQNIWQIESGVVRTLTWDANGTVIPLGFWGKGDVVGYLLSEFSPYQVECLTQVRVQKLSDSYVCSREMMLSHISQTQMLLKIVHTGSMEKRLLHFLLWMSKRFGYQMESGWRLDLRLTHLDIAEALGTTRVTVTRLLGQLQQEGVIQWSRREQILCDDSRLQQD from the coding sequence ATGTTTACTACTCTGGCTCAGGTCAACCCATCTTTGCTCCGGGACGGCTGTTTTGAGGTCGATGCTGAACGATCGCCTATCACCTTTCAGACGTTTAACCGACGAGAAATTTTGCCATCCTACTATCAACAGAACATTTGGCAAATCGAAAGCGGAGTTGTCCGCACCTTGACTTGGGACGCTAATGGCACCGTTATTCCACTCGGCTTTTGGGGAAAGGGTGATGTTGTTGGCTATCTCCTCTCAGAGTTTAGTCCCTACCAAGTCGAGTGTTTAACTCAAGTGAGAGTACAAAAGTTGTCAGATTCTTATGTCTGTTCCCGTGAAATGATGCTGTCTCACATCTCGCAAACCCAGATGCTGTTGAAGATCGTTCACACTGGCTCAATGGAAAAACGCCTCCTGCATTTTTTGCTCTGGATGTCCAAACGATTTGGGTATCAAATGGAGTCTGGCTGGCGGCTAGACTTACGCTTAACACACCTGGATATTGCTGAAGCTTTGGGGACTACGCGAGTGACTGTAACGCGATTATTGGGGCAACTTCAGCAAGAGGGCGTAATTCAATGGTCGCGGCGAGAGCAAATCTTATGCGATGACTCAAGATTGCAGCAAGACTAG
- the rnc gene encoding ribonuclease III: protein MPLDSRRQIQLHRLVEKLGIANPAAVRWQLLDLALTHPTLSAEANYERLEFVGDAVIRLTAAEFLFEMYPDATEGELSAIRGMVVSDRVLSQIASRYGLDRYLLMSDSALGDKAGQEGRLAAALEAILAALYLSTHDLKLIRPWLDSHLQEWAETIRLDPAFQNYKGALQAWTQIHHQTLPEYRVTEVGQGHGDAERFAAEVWFQGKSWGQGKGQSKKAAEQAAAQVAYFRLQEAGSQPSTPPQPESQ from the coding sequence ATGCCGCTTGATTCGCGCCGTCAAATCCAACTGCATCGACTGGTTGAAAAACTGGGTATTGCCAACCCTGCGGCTGTGCGTTGGCAGCTTTTAGATTTGGCATTGACCCATCCCACTCTCTCTGCTGAAGCCAACTATGAGCGGCTAGAGTTTGTGGGCGATGCTGTGATTCGGTTAACTGCGGCAGAGTTTTTATTTGAAATGTATCCTGATGCAACTGAGGGTGAACTGTCGGCCATTCGAGGAATGGTGGTGAGCGATCGCGTTTTATCACAAATTGCCAGCCGCTATGGACTCGATCGCTACCTGCTCATGTCTGACAGCGCATTGGGCGATAAAGCTGGACAAGAAGGTCGCCTGGCTGCTGCCCTTGAGGCAATTTTGGCAGCACTTTACCTCAGCACCCATGACCTTAAACTAATCCGTCCCTGGCTCGACTCCCATCTACAAGAATGGGCAGAAACGATTCGGCTTGACCCAGCCTTTCAAAACTATAAGGGTGCGCTTCAGGCATGGACGCAAATTCATCACCAAACCTTGCCTGAGTACCGGGTCACTGAAGTTGGGCAAGGACACGGAGACGCAGAGCGGTTTGCCGCAGAAGTTTGGTTTCAAGGCAAGTCCTGGGGACAGGGCAAAGGGCAATCTAAAAAAGCGGCAGAGCAGGCAGCGGCACAGGTGGCGTACTTCCGGCTGCAAGAGGCTGGCTCGCAACCCTCTACCCCGCCGCAACCTGAGTCTCAATAA
- a CDS encoding CHAD domain-containing protein, with product MIELQLHDQPLSELVDRPSPVNTTLGDYAYTIINKQFYALKKQKQNVLADQNPEHLHKMRVAARRLQSALQVFDTVIELPKAAQLKQVRFLGKALGKLRDLDVQTAAVKDHYSPLLNSSEQETVQTLLKHLQKDRHQAFSAVETILTRSPYKKIKAAYEDWLSCPQYRAIAQLPLAIAIPELVNPLLSALLLHPGWLISAQLPEPSQDTEAHITLHDLRKAFKAVRYQSEFFETFYDSAFQNWIEELKTLQENLGKVQDGYILLEILRSQKVEVPGLQDAISKDQRQAMANWEPIRQQYLSSDFRQQLHQMILGNA from the coding sequence ATGATTGAATTGCAGCTACATGATCAACCTTTGTCTGAATTGGTCGATCGCCCCTCCCCAGTCAATACCACGTTAGGTGACTACGCCTACACCATCATTAACAAGCAGTTTTACGCTTTAAAGAAGCAAAAGCAGAACGTTTTAGCTGATCAAAACCCAGAGCATTTACACAAAATGCGGGTTGCGGCTCGACGATTACAGTCGGCTCTGCAAGTGTTTGATACTGTTATAGAGTTACCCAAAGCTGCCCAGCTTAAACAAGTTCGCTTCCTCGGAAAAGCTCTAGGCAAACTTCGTGATTTGGATGTTCAAACTGCCGCAGTTAAAGATCATTATTCTCCACTGCTCAATTCTTCGGAACAAGAAACTGTCCAAACGCTGCTTAAGCATCTTCAGAAAGATCGGCATCAAGCTTTTTCGGCAGTAGAGACAATATTGACCCGATCGCCCTACAAGAAAATTAAAGCAGCCTACGAAGACTGGTTAAGCTGCCCACAGTATCGGGCGATCGCTCAACTGCCCCTGGCGATCGCCATCCCCGAGTTAGTTAATCCACTTTTGTCTGCCCTATTGCTCCATCCTGGTTGGTTAATATCGGCTCAGTTACCAGAGCCGTCACAAGATACGGAAGCTCACATAACGCTCCACGATTTACGTAAAGCTTTTAAGGCAGTGCGCTATCAATCAGAATTCTTTGAAACTTTCTATGATTCTGCTTTTCAAAATTGGATTGAAGAGTTGAAAACACTACAAGAGAATTTAGGAAAAGTTCAAGATGGCTACATCTTATTAGAAATATTGCGATCTCAAAAAGTTGAAGTACCAGGATTGCAAGACGCTATTAGCAAAGATCAACGACAAGCAATGGCTAACTGGGAACCCATTCGACAACAATACTTATCGTCTGATTTTCGGCAACAGCTACATCAAATGATCTTGGGTAATGCTTGA